One genomic window of Panicum hallii strain FIL2 chromosome 6, PHallii_v3.1, whole genome shotgun sequence includes the following:
- the LOC112898404 gene encoding alpha carbonic anhydrase 8-like yields MKTTLLCFVLLVMAVVAAADEAAVASASADDKPVVVAPKPPNTKPQPGDQPKKPMPHQPYQPKPQPEPDHPTKPTPHPKPTPEQPTKPKPMPQPYPKPKPEPQPGGPKPKPKPPAYSTGTPDDGN; encoded by the coding sequence ATGAAGACGACGCTGTTGTGCTTCGTCCTCCTCGTGATGGCGGTGGTGGCCGCCGCCGATGAGGCCGCGGTGGCCTCTGCTTCTGCTGATGACAAGCCGGTGGTGGTTGCTCCAAAGCCTCCTAATACTAAGCCACAACCCGGCGACCAGCCCAAGAAACCCATGCCTCATCAGCCCTACCAACCCAAGCCACAGCCAGAACCAGACCACCCAACAAAGCCCACACCGCATCCAAAACCAACTCCAGAACAACCCACCAAACCAAAGCCCATGCCGCAGCCCTACCCGAAGCCGAAGCCGGAGCCTCAGCCAGGAGGCCCCAAGCCCAAGCCCAAGCCACCGGCATACTCGACGGGCACACCTGACGACGGCAACTGA